The window GAACGAGTCCACTTCACGCGGTCGTCGTACCGCTGATTGTACTTGCGGGCGGAGATACCCTTCACCCAGTTGACGATGAGCGACGGGGCGTTCTTGGGTGGACTCCCGATGAACAGGTGTACGTGGTCGGGCATGACCTCGGACTCGGCCAGTTCGAGGCCCTTGTCCTCACAGATTTCCGCGAAGATGGTTTCGAGACGTTCCTTCGTCTTCCCCGTCAGGTGCGAACGCCGATACTTCGGCACGAACACTATGTGGTAGTAGAGTTCGTATTTCGCGTGACGGGTACTCTTC of the Natranaeroarchaeum aerophilus genome contains:
- the tnpA gene encoding IS200/IS605 family transposase is translated as MVKSTRHAKYELYYHIVFVPKYRRSHLTGKTKERLETIFAEICEDKGLELAESEVMPDHVHLFIGSPPKNAPSLIVNWVKGISARKYNQRYDDRVKWTRSYYVGTAGSASKGAVERYIAEQEGGDE